One genomic window of Caenorhabditis elegans chromosome I includes the following:
- the dmsr-2 gene encoding G-protein coupled receptors family 1 profile domain-containing protein (Confirmed by transcript evidence), with product MSCMGLNTTELQEARDYFRQLLLPFTASFTMFHNYIYVFLCVIGVFANISIVVVLLRPAMRKSPFNLFLVVIAVCDASLMATYLTYKHVELCHPWYFSFPWAIYTKFYAIFSVFVHSCSLWLTVNMAILRFLVLYRGSRSETRIPQCNGFGAAFVAIVLAFAIACIGCLPIFIRYRIIEGEVGAVPDLCLEGKYSTDWQPNDMIQFYGLSQPLWWNCDWERINYWMAALILKLIPCLLLTIFMTLLVRMLIEARERRSRLCGGMGNGNSQAERTTAMLTGIVAIFLITELPQGVLTFAAGANPRLTFLTLQMNNVFDLLSLINSAVNFVLCALMSHVFRREFLQTFGVCCPQSSENHSGAPINKTSNRSILSTFSNIAKPKTSKKNGFLPVPTNCPDDKNTEQLAMN from the exons ATGAGTTGCATGGGTCTCAACACGACGGAGCTGCAGGAGGCCAGGGACTACTTTCGGCAG cttCTCCTGCCATTCACCGCCTCATTCACAATGTTCCACAACTACATATACGTGTTTCTATGTGTCATCGGAGTATTTGCAAACATTTCAATCGTCGTCGTGCTCCTGCGACCGGCGATGCGAAAATCGCCATTCAACTTGTTTCTAGTAGTGATTGCCGTCTGTGATGCCTCACTAATGGCCACATATTTGACATATAAACACGTGGAATTGTGCCATCCATGGTATTTCTCGTTTCCATGGGCGATTTATACAAAGTTCTACGCTATTTTCTCGGTTTTCGTGCATTCGTGCAGTCTATGGCTCACCGTTAATATGGCTATTCTGAG attcctGGTACTGTACCGCGGAAGTCGTTCCGAGACCCGAATCCCTCAGTGCAATGGATTTGGCGCTGCATTTGTGGCAATTGTGCTAGCATTCGCGATAGCTTGCATCGGATGTCTCCCGATTTTCATCCGCTATCGAATAATCGAAGGAGAAGTTGGCGCGGTGCCAGATTTATGTCTGGAGGGAAAATATTCAACTGATTGGCAGCCAAATGATATGATTCAGTTCTACGGGTTAAGTCAGCCGCTTTGGTGGAATTGTGACTGGGAACGTATCAATTATTGGATGGCTG CACTAATCCTAAAACTGATTCCCTGCCTTCTGCTCACAATCTTCATGACACTACTCGTCCGAATGCTCATCGAAGCAAGAGAACGAAGGTCCCGACTCTGCGGTGGAATGGGTAATGGAAACTCGCAAGCCGAGAGGACAACTGCAATGTTAACTGGAATTGTTGCAATCTTCCTTATCACAGAGCTCCCACAAGGTGTGCTCACATTTGCCGCCGGAGCCAACCCTCGGCTCACATTCCTCACACTTCAAATGAACAATGTTTTCGACTTGCTCTCCCTAATTAATAGTGCCGTCAATTTTGTGCTCTGCGCTCTGATGTCACATGTTTTTAGAAG AGAATTCCTCCAAACATTCGGTGTCTGCTGTCCCCAATCGTCGGAAAATCACAGCGGAGCACCAATCAACAAAACCTCAAATCGATCG ATTCTCTCCACATTCAGCAACATTGCAAAACCAAAGACTTCCAAGAAAAATGGGTTCCTGCCAGTGCCAACTAACTGCCCGGACGACAAGAATACCGAGCAACTAGCGATGAATTGA
- the Y23H5B.3 gene encoding T20D4.11-like domain-containing protein (Confirmed by transcript evidence), which translates to MSLTHFLFVFVSFSIAFSDDCDGHYDLEYGCNKLSLDLIRDWISNKPLPSVKAAQSLYSDCRRALSCTKSLNCDKKDNEISKKITDLDELCNGIGAFGSWFGYCIPKIQNAITLMEWPCLSHWNNAAQLPTCEYFEADNECKTMPIENICGPRAVKEMLDNENFIREYFGCNRIYKPSNNSSNSLKIKISGNPNSK; encoded by the exons ATGAGTCTCACCCATTTTCTATTCGTTTTTGTTTCCTTTTCGATTGCATTTTCTGATGATTGTGATGGACATTACGATCTGGAGTACGGATGCAATAAACTTTCGTTGGATTTGATTCGAGACTGGATTTCGAATAAGCCGTTGCCCTCAGTCAAAGCAGCGCAGTCCCTGTATTCAGATTGCAGGAGAGCGTTG AGCTGTACAAAATCTCTAAACTGCGACAAAAAAGACAAcgaaatttcgaagaaaatcaCGGATCTGGACGAACTTTGTAATGGAATTGGCGCATTTGGATCATGGTTTGGATATTGTATTCCAAAG attcaaAATGCCATCACATTAATGGAGTGGCCGTGCTTAAGCCATTGGAATAATGCG GCACAACTTCCAACATGCGAGTATTTCGAGGCTGACAATGAATGCAAGACAATGCCAATAGAAAATATATGCGGCCCCCGTGCCGTCAAAGAAATGCTGGATAATGAGAATTTTATTCGTGAATATTTTGGATGCAACAGGATCTACAAGCCTTCAAATAATTCTAGTAATagcttgaaaatcaaaatttcaggtaatCCTAATTCGAAATGA